GACTGCGTGGAGCTGTTCTTGGGCCACGACGCGAGCGAGCCGCGTCACTACCTGGAAGTGGAGCTCGGCCCCTTCGGTCACTTCCTGGACATCGACGTGCACCTCGGCAAGAAGCACGACCAGAGCTGGTCCAGCGGTCTGACGGTGAAGACCACCCAGGACCCGGCGCGGCACACGGCCATCATCGAGGCGCGGCTCAGCGCGCCGGAGATCCAGAAGCTCTTGAGAGCCGGCGCGAAGATCCCGCTCGGCTTGTTCCGCGTGGAAGCGACCAAGCCGAAGCAGTACTTGGCCTGGAGCCCCACGCGCACGGCGAAGCCGAACTTCCACGTCCCCGAAGCCTTCGGCCAGCTGCTGCTGGATTGATCACGGACACAGCGCGGTCGCGCAGTCCGGCCAAGTGGGCTCCGGATTCGCCGAGCCCGTGATGCGACACGGCGTGGCTTGACACGTCGCCAGCGTACCCCCCGAGAACACCTGTTGCGGAGCGCAGCTTTGGGCGGCGTCGGTGCCCAGGCTCGCGCCCACCAGCTCGTGGCTCGTGGCGTCGAAAGTGAGCGTGGGCGCGGCGGTCCCGGCCTTGGGTGCAGCTTGCACGGTGAGCGTGTCCGCGCAGCTGACGAGGCCCCACACGGTGTCGGGCTTGGCGCACACCTCCGAAAGGTAGTCGTCGTAGCTTCCTTGGAAGCACGAGAACTGCGTGCAGAAGCAGGCGAGCCCCTGAGCGCTCGCCCCGTAGCTCGCGCCTTGGGCGCAGGTGCAGCCCTTGATCTCGGGTTCGTCGCTCGACGACGAGCCGCAGGACATCAACGCCAGCGCCAGGACCATTGCCCACCCCGATTGCATGCGCAGAGTTTAGCACCTTGCGGTGCGTCCGGCGCGCCACTACCGAGAGCACATGATCCGCGCCCTGGTGACCTTGGCTCTCGGCCTGTCGGCGTGCACCCCGGCGCCGGCTTCCCCGCCGGTGTTGCCGGACAACACCCCCGTGACGCCGAACGAAGCTCCGGTGCACTTCGTCCCGGGCCCGTTGGTGGTCGAGCCCAAGCTCCCCGCGGAAGTGTCGGGCTGGGCCGGCATCGGCATGTACGAAAACCTGATCGCGTCGGGTTTCTCCGCGGATTCCAAGCTGTTTGCGAATTGCCACGTGGCCGAAGGTCAAGGCCTGCAAAAGACCTGTGAGCTCCTCGATAGCGGCCACCACGTGGCCCGCAGCGTCACCTCCAGCGTGGATTACGGCGACGGCCATCCGAGCAAGGACGACCCCGAGATCCAGAAGCAGCTCGCTGCGCTGGGCGTGCCCGCGGCGGAAGCACTGTTTCGCTATGCCGAGGACCTCGTGATCGTGTGGGAGACCCCGGACGAGAGCGAGCTCGACTTCGCGCTGAAGGAGAAGGCCACGGGTGTGGAGACCCCCGTGGCGCGCTTTCAGCGCGACGACGGCATGAGCCTCGCGCCCGAGCGCGTCGTGGTTTCGCCCAACGGCCATCGTCTCGCCTTCGTGAGCTACGTGATCGGCGGCCCGCCGCTCACCACCGCCGCCGAGATCGTGGACGCGGACGCCGCGGCAAAGAAGGCATACGAACACGCCGCCGCGGCAGCCTCGGGCGGCACCAAAGATCGCCTCCTCGCGCGGGCCAGGGCCATCTCCGGATCCTCGTAGTCTGGATGTTGGCTCGCCGCGGAAACGTCGCGCCGCGGACGTCTCACTTCCGCGCAGCCACGTCGATCACGCGCGGCGCACTGCGGTGGCCGGCGAGGTCCACCGCCACGATGGCCAGCTTCATCGGCCCTTCGTCGCGGGAGTCGAAGCTCCAGCCGTCGCACTCGAAGTAGCCGAAGCCGAGCAGCGGCGCGAGCTCGGGCTTGGCGTAGTACTTCGCCTCTTGCATCCGTGCGAACCCGGACGCCGGAGCCCGGAAGTCGAAGGCCCCGTCCTTCTGGGCGCGCCACACCTCGTAGCGGACGGGACCCGCGTCCTTCGCCGGCTGGGCGTTCACGAACACCGGAGGTCCTTCGAGGTAAGGGTCGAGCGTCACGATTCCGGGCGCACGTTTCGGTCGTTCTGGCCGGTAGGCGGACACGGGACCCGTCCAGGTCGGCGGGTCGCTGTCCGGACCCGCGCCCACGCGGAACGTTCCGGCGAAGAGCTCGGCCTCGGGACCCAGAGCGTGGATTTCGTAGCGCGAGCCCGGACGCAGGCTCTTCTGCGGCACCAGCTCGTACACGTCTCGTTCTTCGAACTTGCCGCGCTGCGCGCTCACCGTCACTCGGTCGATCGCCTTGCCCACGACGGGCGCGCTCCGAAGCTCGAAGCTCAGAGCCGGCGCGCTGCACGGGCCGTCCGGTGTGCAGCCTCCGAGCGTTCGCCACGCCTCGTACTCGACGGTCACCCACAGGTGCGTGTTGGTCGGGGCACGCACCAGCGGCCCAGGGAATACCTCGAAGGCGTGCGGCTTGCCGCAGGTCATCGCTCGCACGCCCGGCGCGAGGGCAATGCCCGCCACTGCCGCTAGCTTCGCTGCCCACCTCACCGGTACCATCCAGCGTGATGATACAACGGGGACTCCTGGCGCTGGTGCTGGTGTCGTGTGCCGCTCCTCCCGCGCCACGAGCGCCCACGGTGCAAGTGCCGAAAGGCGCTTCGCTGCCGCCGACCAAGGAACCGCAGCGGAGCCTGAGCCTGGAGCTGGTGAGCGAGGCCGGGGAGTACCTGGGCAAGGCTCCGAGGATCGAAGAGCGTTTTGCGACGTGCGGCACCCCGAGCGAAGGTTGGGCGCTCCTCCGCTGGGAAGAGCCAGGGAAGATCGAGGTCGTGGAGTCCGCGTCCCTGAGCTCGACCTTCCTCGGCTGCCTGCTGGAAGAGGCGCGTGCGGTGCCCGGCGCCGACCGCCCCACGTACCCGTCGAGCTACCTTTTGTACGTGCGCATTGGCTGAGAAAGACGTGATACCCTCGCTCCCATGTCGCTAGAGCTACCGGCCGAGTCGTTCATCGCAATTGCTGCCGTGGGTTGGGCCGACGGTTGGATGCGCAAGGCGGAGGCCGAAGGGCTGATGCGCGCCGCGCAGGCGTGCGGTGTGGAGGGGGAAGCGCTGAGCCGCGTGGAAGAGGCAGTGAAGAGCGGCTCGAAGATCGCCGACGTGGACGTGAGCGCCATGAGCGGTTGGCAGCGGGCGCTCACGTACTCCATCGCGTGCTGGCTTGCGCGCTTGGACGGCGTGGTCAACTCCGAGGAGCTGGCGCACTTGAAGGAGCTCGGCGGCGTGCTGGATCTACCGCAGCCCAAGCTCGACGCGGCCGGTTCCGCCGCCTTCGACATCGCCATGCTGCCCGGCGGTCATCGGCCCGAGAAGTTCGACTTCGACGCCCTCGCGGAGCGCTTGAAGGTGAAGCTGCCGTCCCTCGTGGGTAGCTGAGACGATCCGTTCGGTTCCGCGGCGAACCAACAAAAAAACCACGAGAAGCCGACGGGGTCTGACCTCAGTCCGGTCCCCATCCCACGCGATGCCAGGGGCCGAGGCTGCAGCCGGTCTCCACGCAGCGGAAGAAGCCGCTCTTGGGCGCGCCGCCGGGGGGAGCCGGCACGTCGGTGAAGGTTTCGCCGCCATCGAGGGTCTCGCGCAGCTCTCCGGATTTCGAGATGAGCAGCGCCCGATCGTGGATGCTGGCCATGCGTCCTTCCAGCTGCTCGCCGGTGACGCTGTCGTCTGGGTGGATCTCGAGCACGCCGGGGGAATCACCGGCGATCAGGAAGCGCAGCGTGCCGTCGTGAATGCCGAGGGCGTCCCAGCGGATCCCCCCCTTGGCCCACTTGGGAAACCGGTTCGCGTCGATGCGGCGTACCTTCTTCTGTCCCGAGTCGGTTACGATCAGATCGCCGTTTCCGTTCATCCAACCGAAGCGATACACGGCGCCGTTTTCCGCCGCGGTGCTCACGTTGAAGGGAACCTTGGACAAGAGCTTCTGCGGATCCGGCGGTGCGGGCACGTCGACCCAGGTGCCGTCGCTCTTGCGCAGGCAAGCGGCCCCGGGGACGTTCGAGCCGTCGCAACGCTTGGGCAGCGCGAGGGGTGCGCCGGAGGGCGGATCGCCGAAGTCTTGGGTGTAGGTGCCCTTGAAGCTCCGCTCCACGGTCGGCTTTTCCGTGGTCGACTCGATGCGCATCAAGGTCATGGCCGGGCCGTCGTTGCAGCCGATGAACGCCGGCGTCCCTCCGCGGATCGGAAAGCAGTTCTCGTGTCCGGCAAACGCACCTTGGATCGTGTTCGTGATCGCTCCGGTGCGTCCATCGAGCACCAGTAGGTCTTCGCCCTTCACGGCCAAAGCCGTTTCGGCGTCCATGGCGGTGACCAACGGGTCGAGCAGACGCTCCGCTGCCGACGGTTCGGGCGGCGGCCGCGAGAAGTCCGGCCACGGCTCCTGGAACGCATCCACGTTGTCGCTCACCGTCATGCCGGGCTCGTTCGGACGCGGCACCAAATGTCCGTCGGCGTCCAGACGTTCGCTCCCGCCTTTGGAGCTGACGACGATGCCCTTGCCGTCGTAGCCGAGGTACTGCACGCCGCTGGCCGGGCTCTTCTTGAATGGCTGGCCATGGGCCGTCGAAACGTACAAATCGCCGGTTTTGCTCACGGCGGCGACGACGCCTTTGGGCGTGCCGAACAGCATGACCATGTCCTTCACCGGAGGCGCGATCTTTTCTCCGTTGGGCAGTGCATACAGAGCGCCTTCCACGAAGACCTGACTGCGGCCCACGCCGATGCGCGCTTCGCTGCTCGCGCGCCGGGTGATCAGACGAGGTGCGGCTTCGAAGGCGGAAGCGAAGTACACGTGGCTGTCACTCGTGAACAGCACACCGCCTCCCAAGAGCTCGGGTACGCGTACGGGGCGCCCCAGGCCGGGTAGCGGCTTTTCATCCAGCACCGTGGCCTCGCCGTCGCTGATCAGAATGCGCCGACCGGCGACGACGGCGGCTTGCTTGCCGTTGTCGAAGTGCCGGAAGATGTCTCCCGGCACCCAGCGGGAGAGCTTCTGGGGTGGCAGCGAGGGCGCTGGGACGTCGGGGGCGGAGGTCGGCGTGGCGCTGGGGATGGGCGTCGCGGGGGCTGGGGGCGGCGCGCCGCCGCAGCCGCTGAGCAGGGTCGCGCCAAGCAGAGCTCGGAACTTCATTCCACGGATGCTACCCCCGCGGAGCGCGCTTCTTCCACGGCGCGAACGAGCTGCGACGGGTGGAAGGGCTTTTGCAGCAATCGCGCGCCGGGCGGCAGCTCCACCTCCGCGCCGGAGTAGCCGGACATGTAGACGAAGGCGACGTCGATGCGCTCCTGGATCTCCTGTGCCAGCTCCGGCCCCGACATTCCAGGCAAGATCACGTCGCACACCACGACGTGAGGCCGTCTGCCGGCGTCGATCTCGGCCAAGGCGACCTCGGGCCCGGCGGCTTGCACCACTCGGCAGCCCGAGCGCTCCAGCATCCGACACAGGACCTTGCGAATGATGGGGTCGTCTTCCACCAACAGCACCATGAGGTCCTCGCTCGAAGGAGCCTCGTGCACCGGCTCGCTGCGATCCCGCGTCACGGGCTGCGTGGTGGCTCGCAGCAGAACCGAGACCGTGGTGCCCTGTCCTTGCTTCGACTGGATGCGGACATGCCCGCCATAGGCGGTGACGATGGAGCTCACCGTTGCCAGCCCGAGCCCGGTGCCGCGATCCCCCTTGGTAGTGAAGAAGGGCTCGAGAGCGCGGCGTTGGATCTCTTCCGGCATGCCGACGCCCGCGTCGATCACCGACACGCTGACCCAGTCGAGCTTCTCGTACACGACGAGCTCGCTCGCGATGCGGATTTCGCCTCCACGCGGCATCGCGTCCCGCGCGTTGACCACCAGGTTCAGGAGTATCTGCTCGAGGTGAGTGGGATCCACCTCGATGCGACAGTCCTTGCCGAGCTCGGTGCCGAGCTGCCAGCGCTCACCGAGAAGACGCGACAAGAGCGGAGCGAGCTCGGAAATGGCACGCGCCACGTCCACCACGCGCGGCTCGGCGCTCTGGTGCTTGCTGATCGCAAGGAGCCGGCGGGTGAGCGCGGCGGCGCGCTCTGCGGCGTTCAAGATTTGTCGCAGGTCCTCGGCCACGCTTTCCGTGGGCGCAACGCTGTCTCGGGCCATGCTCGCGTAGCCCATGATGGCGCCGAGGAGGTTGTTGAAGTCGTGGGCGATGCCTCCCGCCATGGAGCCCACGGCCTCCACCTTCTGAGCCTGAATCAGCTGTTTCTGAAGCGCCTGGCGCTCGCTGCGATCGACCAGCATGGTCAGGGCGCCGACGATCTTGCCGTGGCCGTCGCGAATGGGCGCCCGCGACAGCGAAACCTCCACCAGGTTGCCGTCCTTGTGAAGGCGCTGTGCCTTTCGTCCCGAGAACGTCACACCGGACTGAATACGCTGGAGGAATCCGGGACGTTCGCTCTCCGACATGGGCGCGGGCTTGCCGACGATCTCGCCTTGCGACCAGCCCAAGAGCTTCTCCGCCGCCGGGTTCCAGAGCGTGACCACGCCATCGAGGTTCACGGAGTAGATGGCGATGGGAGACGCCAGCACCACGTCCTCGAAGGCACGGCGCTCGGCTTCGCGCTCGGTCACGTCCCTCAAGATTGCGAGATGGCGACCGGGTAGCACGTTGGCAGTGGCCTTGTACTCCAGGAGGGCGGTGCTTCCGTTCGGACGTCGAAGCCCCACGAGGTCGCTCTGCGCGCCGTCGTTCATGAACGCGGACCAACGCTCCGGCACGTCGTAGTCTGGTAGCGTGAAGTCGGAGATCTTCCGGCTCAACAGCTCTTGCCGCGTCACGCCGAAGATGCGACACGCGGCGGGGTTCGCCTCCAGGTAGCGTCCCTCGTCGTCGGCCAGCAGGATTGCGTCGCGCGCCCCTTCGAAGATGGCGCGTAACAAGAGCTCTGCGTCGGACTTGCGCAAAAGCTCCGCCCGGCATCGGGCGAGCTCCTCACGCAGGCGGCTGAGTTCCTCCCCGCTCACCCTTCCAGCCTACGCTTCGTCAGCGCGGCGGAAAAGAGAGCCGTACCGTCTCGAAACGAGGCACATACCAAGCAGAACTGCCGCGAACCATCTCGAAGAGCGCTGGCGAGATGCAGTGCGACAGCCGCATCCGGAGTCGTCCCCAGGGGACGCCGAGCCTTTGGCGAATCCGCCACCACCCCCGCCGCCATCTTGTGTGGGAATGGCTCCGCCATCGTCCCACCCCGCATCACTTCCACCTGCTCCGGCGGTCGCGACGGACTCGATCACGAGCTCCGGATGGGCGTTGGGAGATTCCTTGGAGTTGTAGCCGGAGCCGTCCACGTCCTTCGACGTGATGGCGAAAGAAACCAGGCCGTCGTGCTGCACGGCGGAGGTCACGTCGAAGGCGTAGACGCCGCCGACTGCCACCGCGCCGAGGCTGTCCAGAACGGCGGTTTCCACGGCGGGACGGTTGTCGTGGGAGAGCGTGGATTCCTGCCAGCTGTCGTCGAGCACCCGGTGGATGTCCCCACCACCGCCGGCGTTGAATGCCTCCAGGAACAGCTTGGCGCTCTTCACCTGCTGAACGCCCTGAACGTCGAAGCGCAAGAAGATGGTTCGGCCGTCGCCGCCTGCCCGAAGCTCGGGGTCGCTGCCGTGGGTGGCGCTGGGCGCCGCGGGCTCGCTCCAGGTGTCCGCCACCGGCTCGAAGGAGAGGCTCTGGGGGGCGCCGGCGCTGCCGCCGCTGCCGGCGTCGGCGACCGGCGTCGCGGTGCCGCTCACCTGCAGGTTCTTGTAGATGACGTCCTTCTGCGGGCCGTAGGTCCCCGGCGGTGCGTTGTCCGTGCCGATGAACACGTAGCGCAACCGCAGCGGCGTGCCGTGGTTGTGGGTCACCAGGGGCTGGCCGTCGAGGTAGGTGCTGACGTCACCGTTCAGCGACCACTTCACCTCGATGGTGTAGGTCTGGCTCGGGTCGATGAACCCCAGGGGTTTCATGACGCGCGTCTCGTCGCGGCCGGCCGGAGGTGGGTCGAAACCCGCGGTGCTGGACAGGAACTTGAACAGGTTGTCGTAGCTGGCTCCCGTGCGGATGTTCCAGAACGCGCCCTTGGGCACGTCGGCGTCGGACTGGTGTGGCGAGCCATGGGCCGCCTCGTACATGTTGATGATGTGCTGCTTGTCGAACTGGTGCTGGGCGCTGTCGCTGTTCGGGTTCCAGTTGGTCACCTGCACCGAAAGGGCGCCTTCGGTGAGCACCTTGCCCAGGTCCCACTGGATCTGCTGTCCCGCTTGCCACCCACCACCGCTGACGAACTGGCCGCCGCTCTGGGAGCCGGACGTGGATCCGTTCAGCGGGTCGTCCAACACCACCTGGGCCGCGGCGGTGTTCGAGACGCACACCACCGCGACGAGAGCCCCGAGTCCGAGCCGACGCATTTTGCGATCATACGCCCACCGGGAGAGGCGAGCATCCGGTAGTCTTTGGCTCATGAGGCGGGTGCTGATCGGGTTGTGCGTGGCAGCCGTGGTGCTGCTCGTCGTGGGGTTCGTGTTTCGGAGTCGGACCGCGACGCCGCCCGCGGTTGTGGAGCACGCGGAGCGAGCGAGCCAGGGAGACCAGCCGCTGTTCGCGCAGCGCAAGGGGCCGCCCACGGCACAGGTACTGGCCACCGCGCCGGAGCGAACCGTGCGGGACAAGAAGCGCCGGGACGAGCTGCGCGCGAGGATCTACCGTGCTTTCGGGCAAGCGCTCCCGGTGGAAGGAGATGCCGCGACGGGTATCGCGCCGAACCAACCCAAGCTCGGCAAGAAGTACGTCCAGAACCGGATCCGGGACGACTTCGTGCCCCTCGCCAAGGAGTGTTACGAGGCGGCGCTGGAGCGGAGCCCGGAGCTTTCGGGAACCATGGTGCTGGAGCTCACCATCGTGGGGGACCAGAGCGTGGGCGGCGTGGTGGACAGCGTGCGCCTGGCCGAGGAAAGCACCCTGGCGGACCCGGAGCTCAGCGAGTGCATGCGCCAGTCCATGATGAGCATGAGCTTCGTGCCCCCAGAGACGGGCGGCGTGACCACCGTGCGCTACCCGTTCGTGATGAACCAGAGCGACGCGGGCACTCAGGGGTAGATCGAGCGGCGGGTGAGGCGTCGGGCCTCTTCGCACAGGCGTG
This region of Polyangiaceae bacterium genomic DNA includes:
- a CDS encoding PAS domain S-box protein: MSGEELSRLREELARCRAELLRKSDAELLLRAIFEGARDAILLADDEGRYLEANPAACRIFGVTRQELLSRKISDFTLPDYDVPERWSAFMNDGAQSDLVGLRRPNGSTALLEYKATANVLPGRHLAILRDVTEREAERRAFEDVVLASPIAIYSVNLDGVVTLWNPAAEKLLGWSQGEIVGKPAPMSESERPGFLQRIQSGVTFSGRKAQRLHKDGNLVEVSLSRAPIRDGHGKIVGALTMLVDRSERQALQKQLIQAQKVEAVGSMAGGIAHDFNNLLGAIMGYASMARDSVAPTESVAEDLRQILNAAERAAALTRRLLAISKHQSAEPRVVDVARAISELAPLLSRLLGERWQLGTELGKDCRIEVDPTHLEQILLNLVVNARDAMPRGGEIRIASELVVYEKLDWVSVSVIDAGVGMPEEIQRRALEPFFTTKGDRGTGLGLATVSSIVTAYGGHVRIQSKQGQGTTVSVLLRATTQPVTRDRSEPVHEAPSSEDLMVLLVEDDPIIRKVLCRMLERSGCRVVQAAGPEVALAEIDAGRRPHVVVCDVILPGMSGPELAQEIQERIDVAFVYMSGYSGAEVELPPGARLLQKPFHPSQLVRAVEEARSAGVASVE
- a CDS encoding DNRLRE domain-containing protein, yielding MRRLGLGALVAVVCVSNTAAAQVVLDDPLNGSTSGSQSGGQFVSGGGWQAGQQIQWDLGKVLTEGALSVQVTNWNPNSDSAQHQFDKQHIINMYEAAHGSPHQSDADVPKGAFWNIRTGASYDNLFKFLSSTAGFDPPPAGRDETRVMKPLGFIDPSQTYTIEVKWSLNGDVSTYLDGQPLVTHNHGTPLRLRYVFIGTDNAPPGTYGPQKDVIYKNLQVSGTATPVADAGSGGSAGAPQSLSFEPVADTWSEPAAPSATHGSDPELRAGGDGRTIFLRFDVQGVQQVKSAKLFLEAFNAGGGGDIHRVLDDSWQESTLSHDNRPAVETAVLDSLGAVAVGGVYAFDVTSAVQHDGLVSFAITSKDVDGSGYNSKESPNAHPELVIESVATAGAGGSDAGWDDGGAIPTQDGGGGGGGFAKGSASPGDDSGCGCRTASRQRSSRWFAAVLLGMCLVSRRYGSLFRRADEA
- a CDS encoding AgmX/PglI C-terminal domain-containing protein; translation: MRRVLIGLCVAAVVLLVVGFVFRSRTATPPAVVEHAERASQGDQPLFAQRKGPPTAQVLATAPERTVRDKKRRDELRARIYRAFGQALPVEGDAATGIAPNQPKLGKKYVQNRIRDDFVPLAKECYEAALERSPELSGTMVLELTIVGDQSVGGVVDSVRLAEESTLADPELSECMRQSMMSMSFVPPETGGVTTVRYPFVMNQSDAGTQG